A portion of the Oncorhynchus gorbuscha isolate QuinsamMale2020 ecotype Even-year linkage group LG19, OgorEven_v1.0, whole genome shotgun sequence genome contains these proteins:
- the LOC124006082 gene encoding G-protein coupled receptor family C group 6 member A-like, with translation MEPIGDVLHLLVILSLLEKGNAKVGHFKAAGATAPGDIIIGGLFPIHEGVEESPNISAPHEPHCVRFNMVGFTQALAMIHAVESANRSPVLTALGISLGYRIHDSCSDVTTALRASADFTQEPNTGANTSTCSPPIMAVIGASSSEISIAVARQLNLELIPQISYASTAIILSDKIRFPAFLRTVPSDLYQTRAMVQLLSDSKWTWVGVVTTDGDYGRSALDSFVSQATASGICVAFKEILPNSLTSPDGESAFGQAAATLLGNPNVKVVVSFARPIHMMYLYQELGVWGSLLGEKVWVASDGWSSSKEVLGEMDLLDIGHVVGFSFKRGNLAPFHRYLMNLININDVIGNNSFLKEFYSLLNESGDPGFGSSSTVPAEILLNNSPVNLVFNVEMAVSAIAHAVADICSKKDCKTPGTVQPWEVLETLRGSRFELEGKSYSFDQKGDINLGYDVTLWRSVRGVINIHDVVAVYHPINNSFSYTSGNTKNLTDLRDVVSVCSPSCEPGKFKKFAQGQHTCCYECINCTENHYSNNTDMHQCLSCDTKREWSLEGSSGCTHKTLEFFSWQDGFAEVLLALAALGIILVLLVGALFLHHHQTPVVRAAGGPLSQIILLSLVGSFVSAVFFVGHPSSLQCKVRQVLFGLSFTLCVSCILVKSLKILLAFQLNPDRKDVLRRLYQPYAIICLCVALQVLTCTLWLVLQSPREKATVFTTTVLAECDEGSQVAFGVMLCYIAVLALVCFACAFKGRKLPQKYNEARFITFSMLLYLMSWLIFVPVYVTTSGKYLPAVEMVVILFSNYGILSCHFFPKCYVILFKKEHNTKSAFMKNVFEYSRKGITDSSSVFETSVSQTEGYRISPPYSISSPSFFMSPPPIEPTAPQNCWSVDQNIQSIDTATHCNVVDHGVFVTGQLTRPHRLRRSMSL, from the exons gttcaacATGGTCGGGTTCACCCAGGCATTGGCTATGATCCACGCTGTAGAGTCGGCCAACAGATCCCCTGTCCTGACTGCACTAGGGATCTCTCTGGGGTACCGTATCCATGACTCCTGCTCTGATGTCACCACCGCTCTGAGGGCCTCAGCTGACTTCACACAG GAGCCAAACACAGGAGCCAACacctccacctgttccccacccATCATGGCCGTCATTGGGGCCTCTTCCTCTGAGATTTCCATCGCTGTTGCCCGACAACTCAACCTGGAGCTCATTCCTCAG ATCAGTTACGCCTCCACTGCCATCATCCTGAGTGACAAGATCCGTTTCCCTGCATTCCTGAGGACCGTACCTAGCGACCTGTACCAGACACGGGCCATGGTCCAGTTGCTTAGTGACAGCAAATGGACCTGGGTTGGCGTGGTCACAACGGATGGAGACTACGGCCGCTCTGCCCTGGACAGCTTCGTCTCCCAGGCAACCGCCTCAGGGATTTGTGTGGCCTTCAAAGAGATCCTCCCTAACTCGCTAACCAGTCCTGACGGCGAATCAGCATTCGGACAAGCCGCCGCCACCCTCCTCGGGAACCCCAATGTCAAGGTGGTGGTATCGTTCGCCAGGCCTATTCACATGATGTACCTGTACCAGGAGTTGGGGGTTTGGGGGTCGCTTCTGGGGGAGAAGGTGTGGGTGGCCAGTGATGGCTGGTCCTCGTCCAAAGAGGTCCTGGGAGAGATGGACCTCCTAGATATCGGCCATGTGGTTGGCTTCTCCTTCAAAAGAGGGAAccttgctcctttccatcgctacCTGATGAATCTGATTAACATCAATGATGTCATAGGAAACAACTCCTTCCTAAAGGAGTTCTACTCACTGCTAAACGAGTCGGGAGATCCCGGGTTTGGGTCCTCCTCCACAGTCCCAGCAGAGATCCTGCTAAACAACAGCCCTGTGAACTTAGTCTTCAATGTGGAGATGGCTGTCAGTGCCATCGCCCATGCAGTGGCTGATATCTGCAGCAAAAAGGACTGCAAGACACCAGGCACGGTCCAACCCTGGGAG GTGCTTGAAACCCTGAGGGGCAGTCGCTTTGAGCTGGAGGGGAAAAGCTACAGTTTTGACCAGAAAGGAGACATCAACCTGGGCTATGATGTAACCTTGTGGAGGTCTGTGAGAGGGGTCATCAACATCCATGATGTTGTAGCTGTGTACCATCCAATCAACAACAGCTTCAGCTATACCAGCGGAAACACCAAAAATCTCACTGACCtgagg GATGTGGTGTCTGTTTGCTCGCCTAGCTGTGAACCTGGGAAGTTCAAGAAGTTTGCTCAGGGTCAGCACACCTGCTGCTATGAATGCATCAACTGCACTGAGAACCACTACTCCAACAACACTG ACATGCACCAGTGTCTCTCTTGTGATACAAAGAGAGAGTGGTCCCTGGAAGGGAGCTCTGGGTGTACCCATAAGACCCTGGAGTTCTTCTCCTGGCAGGATGGCTTTGCGGAGGTGCTGCTGGCGCTGGCGGCCCTGGGCATCATCCTGGTTCTCCTGGTGGGGGCTCTCTTCCTACACCACCACCAGACCCCCGTTGTGAGGGCTGCCGGGGGGCCTCTCTCCCAgatcatcctgctctctctcgtgGGAAGTTTTGTTAGTGCTGTGTTCTTTGTAGGTCATCCCAGCAGCCTACAGTGTAAG GTGCGTCAGGTGCTGTTTGGCCTCAGCTTCACCCTGTGTGTTTCCTGCATCTTGGTCAAGTCCCTGAAGATCCTGCTGGCCTTCCAGCTCAACCCTGACCGGAAGGATGTTCTCCGCCGCCTCTACCAACCGTATGCCATCATCTGTCTCTGCGTGGCCCTACAGGTCCTCACCTGCACCCTGTGGCTGGTCCTGCAGAGCCCCCGGGAGAAGGCCACGGTCTTCACCACCACTGTGTTGGCCGAGTGTGACGAAGGCTCCCAAGTGGCGTTTGGTGTGATGCTGTGCTACATCGCTGTCCTGGCGCTTGTATGTTTTGCCTGCGCGTTTAAAGGCCGAAAGCTGCCACAGAAGTACAACGAGGCCAGGTTCATCACCTTCAGCATGCTCCTCTACCTGATGTCCTGGCTGATATTTGTGCCTGTCTATGTGACCACCTCTGGGAAGTACCTGCCAGCAGTGGAGATGGTGGTCATCCTCTTCTCCAACTATGGCATCCTCAGCTGTCATTTCTTCCCCAAGTGCTACGTCATCCTCTTCAAGAAGGAGCACAACACCAAGAGTGCCTTCATGAAGAATGTGTTTGAGTATTCCAGAAAGGGCATTACTGACTCTAGCTCTGTCTTTGAGACTTCAGTCTCTCAGACAGAAGGGTATCGCATCAGTCCCCCTTACTCCATCAGTTCACCTTCCTTCTTCATGTCTCCTCCACCAATAGAACCCACAGCACCTCAGAACTGCTGGTCCGTTGACCAGAACATTCAGAGCATTGACACTGCAACCCATTGCAACGTAGTAGATCATGGAGTGTTTGTCACAGGTCAGCTGACTCGACCACACCGTCTGAGGAGAAGCATGAGCCTATGA